The Neochlamydia sp. S13 genome has a segment encoding these proteins:
- a CDS encoding SIMPL domain-containing protein, producing the protein MFKVLTPLLCLFLCTFARAAETPTLSLKGQAVLHKQADQISLIIGITNLGAEADNVLAENSKKMQTIIGELNKKGFDKSEYQTGQFSIQPTYTLPPQNPPVGWRPTINGYEVSNTLKIKTDKIKEIGALIDTAHQAGANKIDHIYASLKDERVYWEEAVAKATKNAIADAKIMAEAAQVKLNRLLSISLNDTLARSPQSLTPMFLKTMASELTPIEPGDIEIKANINVVYEIDKLE; encoded by the coding sequence ATGTTTAAAGTTTTAACTCCATTACTTTGCTTGTTCTTATGCACATTTGCAAGGGCAGCAGAGACTCCTACACTTAGCCTTAAAGGACAAGCTGTTTTACATAAGCAAGCAGATCAGATTAGTCTAATCATTGGTATCACTAACTTGGGAGCAGAAGCCGATAATGTATTAGCGGAGAATTCAAAAAAAATGCAAACTATCATTGGAGAGCTAAACAAAAAAGGTTTTGATAAGTCTGAATACCAAACAGGTCAATTTAGTATCCAACCTACCTATACTCTCCCCCCTCAAAACCCGCCTGTGGGCTGGCGCCCTACTATCAATGGTTATGAAGTCTCTAATACCCTTAAGATAAAGACAGATAAAATCAAAGAGATTGGCGCTCTTATTGACACTGCTCATCAAGCAGGAGCCAATAAAATTGATCACATCTATGCTAGTTTAAAAGATGAAAGAGTTTATTGGGAAGAAGCCGTCGCCAAAGCCACTAAGAATGCTATTGCAGATGCTAAAATTATGGCTGAGGCTGCCCAGGTAAAATTAAACCGCCTCTTATCCATCTCCCTCAACGATACTCTTGCTAGATCTCCGCAATCTTTAACTCCTATGTTTCTTAAAACTATGGCTTCGGAGCTGACGCCTATAGAACCAGGTGATATTGAAATCAAAGCAAATATTAACGTTGTTTATGAAATAGATAAGCTAGAGTAA
- the rpsI gene encoding 30S ribosomal protein S9 yields MEEFVATGRRKTAVSSVRIRPGSGNIDINGRTFEEYFPLEIQRRTILAPFEKLNGNGRHDMIIRVKGGGVEGQVIASRLGVARALLLIEEGLHQEFKSQGFLTRDARKKERKKYGHAKARKRFQFSKR; encoded by the coding sequence ATGGAAGAATTTGTAGCAACCGGTCGTCGTAAAACAGCCGTATCTTCAGTCAGGATTAGGCCAGGTTCCGGCAATATCGACATTAATGGCCGTACTTTTGAGGAATATTTTCCTTTAGAAATCCAACGACGCACGATTTTGGCACCCTTTGAAAAGCTGAATGGTAATGGTCGCCATGATATGATTATTCGTGTAAAAGGAGGAGGCGTGGAAGGTCAAGTGATTGCTTCTCGTCTAGGCGTTGCTCGTGCTCTATTGCTCATTGAAGAGGGCTTACATCAAGAGTTTAAATCCCAAGGATTTTTAACACGAGATGCACGTAAGAAAGAACGTAAAAAATACGGCCATGCAAAAGCCCGTAAGAGATTCCAGTTCTCTAAGCGTTAA
- a CDS encoding ABC transporter permease has protein sequence MSKHWLLSSPIGRSLASLGDYIVFITSVIAVSLRKPPQWVLIRDQLYEIGVLSLPVVGITGFSTGMVLAAQAYFQLSDKGLASATGLMVTKSMLVELGPVLTAFMITGRVGASMCATLGTMRVTEQIDALKSMSVNPLRYLVAPRFIAGLVMMPLLTIFSCLCGILGGYFIAVYYYGMAPTSFIDPLPVNIQHFDFFSGLAKAFVFGLIIITISCYRGMTTRGGAAGVGRATTNSVVICYSVILVANFLITVALNSSYAYIEYFAS, from the coding sequence ATGTCAAAACATTGGCTTTTGAGCTCACCCATTGGACGCAGTTTAGCCTCTTTGGGAGACTATATTGTATTTATTACCTCAGTGATTGCAGTAAGCTTGCGCAAGCCTCCTCAATGGGTCTTAATTCGCGACCAACTCTATGAAATCGGGGTTTTATCTTTGCCGGTCGTAGGCATCACAGGCTTTTCTACGGGCATGGTGCTTGCTGCCCAAGCTTATTTCCAGCTTTCAGATAAAGGGCTTGCTAGCGCTACAGGCTTAATGGTCACCAAATCTATGTTAGTAGAATTAGGTCCCGTGCTTACAGCTTTCATGATCACAGGCAGAGTAGGTGCCTCGATGTGTGCCACGTTAGGTACCATGCGGGTAACAGAGCAAATTGATGCCCTGAAATCCATGTCTGTCAATCCTTTACGTTATTTAGTGGCCCCTCGTTTTATCGCTGGATTAGTCATGATGCCCTTGCTTACCATTTTTAGCTGCTTATGCGGGATTTTAGGAGGCTACTTTATTGCAGTCTATTACTATGGAATGGCTCCTACCTCTTTTATTGATCCTTTGCCAGTCAATATTCAGCATTTCGATTTTTTTAGCGGATTGGCAAAAGCTTTTGTGTTCGGCCTGATCATTATCACCATTTCCTGCTACCGCGGAATGACCACCCGTGGAGGAGCTGCCGGAGTAGGGCGAGCAACCACCAACAGTGTGGTCATCTGCTATTCTGTGATTCTAGTAGCCAACTTCTTAATCACCGTAGCCTTAAATAGCTCTTACGCTTACATTGAATACTTTGCAAGCTAA
- the rplM gene encoding 50S ribosomal protein L13 produces MTQYTNKTIMHRKEDSRPTWFILDATGKTLGRFAAEIAKILRGKHKPSFTTYSDAGDGVIVLNADKIRVTGNKEAQKEYISYTGYMSGLRRTPYRVMKARKPEYIIEHAVKGMMPHSRLANAQLKRLRVYATGKEHNLEAQKPIKANI; encoded by the coding sequence ATGACTCAATATACAAATAAGACAATCATGCATCGTAAAGAAGATAGCCGACCCACATGGTTTATTCTAGATGCTACAGGTAAAACTCTAGGACGCTTTGCTGCCGAGATTGCTAAAATACTTAGAGGTAAGCATAAGCCCTCCTTTACTACTTATTCTGATGCAGGGGACGGTGTTATCGTTCTGAATGCTGATAAAATTCGGGTGACTGGTAACAAAGAAGCTCAAAAAGAATATATTTCCTATACAGGATATATGAGTGGCCTTCGTCGAACACCCTATCGTGTCATGAAAGCTCGTAAGCCTGAATATATCATTGAGCATGCTGTAAAAGGCATGATGCCGCATTCCCGTCTAGCTAACGCGCAGCTTAAGCGTTTACGCGTCTATGCCACCGGAAAAGAACATAATCTAGAAGCTCAAAAACCAATCAAAGCAAACATTTAA
- a CDS encoding YqgE/AlgH family protein: protein MEAIPYTQIQKGHFLIASPDIDKGIFFRAVVLICEHNPSGSFGLVINKPLDLELPEEIISVQHLANPRVGIRGGGPVQTNQMMLLHTGKDISHQALQITKDIYLGGDLQFLQDSLNDENGPYIHLCFGYAGWGAGQLERELLDETWFIYPATTKHIFHTPPDKLWQSLLREMGGKYASLSMIPDDLSVN from the coding sequence ATGGAAGCTATCCCCTATACACAAATACAAAAAGGCCATTTTCTGATCGCCTCCCCTGATATCGATAAAGGCATATTCTTTCGTGCCGTCGTTCTTATCTGTGAACATAACCCGAGTGGTTCTTTTGGCCTGGTTATCAATAAACCTTTAGATCTCGAATTACCTGAAGAAATTATTAGCGTTCAACATTTAGCTAATCCACGTGTAGGAATACGTGGAGGAGGACCTGTCCAAACTAACCAAATGATGCTTCTTCATACGGGCAAAGATATTTCCCATCAAGCTTTACAAATCACTAAAGATATCTATCTGGGTGGAGATTTACAATTCTTACAAGATTCCTTAAATGATGAGAATGGGCCTTATATCCATCTTTGCTTTGGATATGCCGGTTGGGGAGCAGGCCAATTGGAAAGAGAATTGCTAGATGAAACATGGTTCATCTATCCTGCCACGACTAAACATATTTTTCATACTCCCCCGGATAAACTTTGGCAAAGTCTTCTACGAGAGATGGGAGGGAAATATGCCTCGCTTTCTATGATTCCTGACGATCTATCGGTTAACTAA
- the miaB gene encoding tRNA (N6-isopentenyl adenosine(37)-C2)-methylthiotransferase MiaB, whose protein sequence is MRKLQSFFVRTYGCQMNELDSEIMVGLLEGRGLVRTEDENQADLLLFNTCSIRDLAERKVMGKLGKLGHSLQNNPIIGVTGCMANAKKESLFQKLPHIDFVLGTNNIHELNHVLDEVLASDKQIVRTDEQFQFELDYLSAKRDDKVKAYISIIRGCDKFCTYCVVPYTRGPEVSRSPENILEECRQLVSKGYKELILLGQNVNSYGKDQPEWQCRFHDLLYQIDKIPGLQRVRFMTSHPVDITKELMEAIRDLKTLCEFVHFPMQAGSNRILKKMHRIYTIEQYLEKVHMLREIVPNVTLGTDIIVGFPTETAEDFQQTYDLMKQIEFSVAFLFSYSPRKGTPAMRWKDDISEEVKQERLQQLLKLHDEIAAKQRQLLLNTEVEVLVEKHSSKDKTLLKGRTRCWKNVVFAGNDALIGSLQKVRIHGFNHQTLMGTLTASPEENLTNISKATEINKLRII, encoded by the coding sequence ATGCGTAAACTTCAAAGCTTTTTCGTGAGAACCTATGGATGTCAAATGAATGAACTTGACTCAGAAATTATGGTAGGCCTCCTTGAAGGGCGTGGCCTTGTGCGCACGGAAGATGAAAATCAGGCAGATCTATTACTCTTTAATACCTGTTCGATTAGAGATTTAGCAGAAAGGAAAGTCATGGGGAAGCTAGGAAAGTTAGGGCATTCCCTGCAGAACAACCCTATCATTGGTGTCACCGGCTGCATGGCCAACGCTAAAAAAGAGTCTCTTTTTCAAAAACTTCCGCATATCGACTTTGTGCTCGGTACGAATAACATCCATGAACTCAATCATGTGCTCGATGAAGTCTTAGCTAGCGATAAGCAAATTGTGCGCACGGACGAGCAATTTCAATTTGAACTAGATTATCTAAGCGCCAAACGAGACGATAAAGTTAAAGCTTATATTTCCATTATCCGCGGTTGTGATAAATTTTGTACCTATTGTGTGGTCCCTTATACACGCGGCCCTGAAGTCTCACGCTCACCGGAAAACATTTTAGAGGAATGCCGTCAATTAGTGAGTAAAGGATATAAAGAACTTATCCTTTTAGGTCAAAATGTTAATAGCTATGGAAAAGACCAGCCAGAATGGCAGTGCCGCTTTCATGATTTACTTTATCAAATAGATAAAATCCCAGGTCTTCAACGTGTACGTTTCATGACAAGCCATCCTGTGGATATCACTAAAGAGTTGATGGAAGCCATCCGTGATCTGAAAACACTTTGCGAGTTTGTGCATTTCCCTATGCAAGCAGGTTCTAACCGCATCCTAAAAAAAATGCATCGGATTTATACGATTGAGCAATATCTTGAGAAAGTCCACATGCTGCGAGAAATTGTGCCTAATGTAACTCTAGGCACAGATATTATTGTGGGCTTTCCTACCGAAACAGCAGAAGATTTTCAGCAAACTTATGATTTAATGAAGCAAATTGAGTTTTCGGTGGCTTTTCTTTTTTCCTATAGCCCACGAAAAGGAACGCCGGCAATGCGATGGAAAGATGATATTAGCGAAGAAGTCAAGCAAGAACGCTTACAGCAACTTCTCAAATTGCATGATGAGATAGCAGCTAAACAAAGACAACTCCTGCTAAATACAGAAGTCGAGGTATTGGTGGAAAAGCATAGTTCTAAAGATAAGACTTTACTGAAAGGGCGTACACGTTGCTGGAAAAACGTAGTTTTTGCTGGTAACGACGCTCTGATTGGCAGCCTACAAAAAGTGCGCATTCACGGATTTAATCATCAAACTTTAATGGGTACACTGACAGCTAGCCCAGAAGAAAATCTTACTAATATTTCTAAAGCTACTGAAATTAACAAGTTGCGAATAATCTAA
- a CDS encoding ankyrin repeat domain-containing protein yields MQLSSSLDYDPSRPIIHCDASLNQISSEMARIEREVYRLRGIIGAFDETMQENAALTTDIMDAYLKELMSPLDQREISVIRQQIDTRIGSIKENCLENYRGLLDARELIVIEGQTIQLNAQTKVTLEHAYQQRLEENIYQLKEEFSLGEATDLEQMQAQLKEKFERYQDIFEKLFECKQQLTDQGYELQEAMEPELAKLRAKKQELQKDLKVTDLFIASQLGAIDYLKQEISKKWRWGRKDFVNTPSQVGFAPLHYAAYHNQREAMQLLIDKGADLTLKDSEGYLPLHWAAEKGHDEIVQLLIHHKPSTINAKGRLNRTPLHRAVFCGKVETTHLLLKNGAHINAQTNEKNHCQTPLHFAVLQGNISMVLALTRYPELDILQQDSQGQAPLHYAIEEGLIDILNILLKHPSWQKATVSTHAKLLESLLSIVPKRQAKEIKAQLLLNFPK; encoded by the coding sequence ATGCAGCTTTCTTCTTCACTAGACTACGATCCTTCCCGTCCAATCATCCACTGTGATGCTTCTTTAAATCAAATCAGTAGTGAGATGGCAAGAATTGAAAGAGAAGTTTATCGGTTAAGAGGAATTATAGGAGCTTTTGATGAAACTATGCAGGAAAATGCTGCTTTGACAACAGATATCATGGATGCTTATTTAAAAGAGCTTATGTCACCTCTTGATCAAAGAGAAATCTCAGTCATTCGACAGCAAATCGATACAAGAATAGGAAGCATTAAAGAAAACTGCTTAGAAAACTACCGAGGATTGTTAGACGCAAGAGAGCTAATTGTAATAGAAGGCCAGACAATCCAGCTGAATGCTCAAACAAAAGTTACCTTAGAGCATGCCTACCAACAAAGGCTAGAGGAAAATATCTATCAGCTTAAAGAAGAATTTTCTCTAGGGGAAGCAACCGATTTAGAGCAGATGCAAGCCCAGCTTAAAGAGAAGTTTGAAAGGTATCAAGATATCTTTGAAAAGCTTTTTGAGTGCAAGCAACAGCTGACAGATCAAGGCTATGAGCTGCAAGAAGCCATGGAGCCAGAACTAGCCAAACTAAGAGCCAAAAAGCAAGAGCTACAAAAGGATCTAAAAGTCACCGATCTTTTTATAGCCAGCCAGCTAGGAGCAATCGATTATCTTAAGCAAGAAATTAGCAAAAAATGGAGATGGGGTCGTAAAGATTTCGTTAATACACCTTCTCAGGTAGGCTTTGCTCCTTTACATTACGCCGCTTATCATAATCAAAGAGAAGCCATGCAGCTTTTAATTGATAAGGGTGCCGACCTAACTTTAAAGGATAGTGAAGGCTATTTACCTCTTCATTGGGCGGCCGAAAAAGGTCATGATGAGATCGTTCAGTTACTTATTCATCATAAGCCCTCTACTATTAATGCCAAAGGCAGACTGAATCGCACTCCCTTACATCGTGCAGTTTTTTGCGGCAAAGTAGAAACCACTCATCTTTTGCTTAAGAATGGGGCCCATATCAATGCACAAACTAATGAAAAAAACCACTGCCAAACGCCCCTTCATTTTGCTGTCCTACAAGGAAATATAAGCATGGTATTAGCATTGACTCGCTATCCAGAACTGGATATCCTTCAACAGGATAGCCAAGGCCAGGCACCTTTGCATTATGCTATTGAAGAGGGATTAATCGATATCCTCAATATCTTGCTTAAGCATCCTAGCTGGCAAAAAGCAACTGTTTCTACCCATGCTAAGCTCTTAGAGAGCCTTTTAAGTATAGTCCCTAAGCGGCAGGCTAAAGAAATTAAAGCTCAACTGCTTTTGAATTTTCCTAAGTAA
- a CDS encoding MlaD family protein, producing the protein MTDPLKNIMIGIFVVTAMAVIVFALMFLHPSLGDEKRVLRVRFPNIDKISVGTRVSFAGKPVGEVAAIHEIKDAIESRQPYQGIIYVYELVLHVDSNVNVFSTDEISVRTSGLLGERSVVIIPFPSKAGKPLRLVNEEILYATEAGSVEDTLKEFKELAGKFDTSLNSISTVFNEMSEEKIVKKLGMAIQNVNSITHALNQPLQLSQMIKNAHTLTEKVLTLWDRVEGMLSNLSAASHNLRLLTDKGSNILSYVEKGQGTLGKLLMTDQLYLKANSFLSKGETMMNDINHYGLLFNMDKGWQRLRARRLNLLYTLSTPQEFRNYFNQEIDQINTSLSRVYALAEQSHGSSSGCKLFENQEFQKVYRELLRRVADTEEALKMYNQQLIDMNAKKTE; encoded by the coding sequence ATGACCGATCCATTGAAAAATATTATGATAGGAATTTTTGTTGTCACCGCTATGGCAGTCATTGTGTTTGCTCTAATGTTCTTACACCCTTCCTTAGGAGATGAAAAGCGTGTACTACGTGTACGTTTCCCTAATATCGATAAAATTTCAGTAGGTACTCGAGTGTCATTTGCTGGCAAGCCAGTCGGTGAAGTAGCAGCCATCCATGAGATAAAAGATGCTATAGAATCCCGCCAGCCATACCAGGGAATTATTTATGTTTATGAGCTGGTGTTGCATGTAGATTCTAATGTTAATGTGTTTAGCACCGATGAGATTTCTGTGCGTACCTCTGGCCTTTTAGGAGAAAGATCGGTAGTCATTATTCCCTTTCCTTCCAAGGCAGGAAAGCCTTTACGCCTTGTGAACGAGGAGATTTTGTATGCCACTGAAGCCGGTAGTGTGGAAGATACTCTTAAAGAATTTAAAGAGCTTGCAGGAAAATTTGATACCTCTCTTAATTCTATCTCTACGGTTTTTAATGAAATGTCCGAAGAAAAGATTGTAAAAAAACTAGGGATGGCTATTCAAAATGTTAATTCTATTACTCATGCTTTAAACCAGCCCTTACAACTCTCTCAAATGATAAAAAATGCGCATACACTTACTGAGAAAGTTCTTACATTATGGGACAGGGTAGAGGGGATGTTAAGTAACTTATCTGCCGCTTCCCACAACCTTCGTTTACTCACAGATAAAGGGAGTAATATTTTAAGTTATGTCGAAAAGGGGCAAGGAACCCTAGGAAAATTGTTGATGACTGATCAGCTATATTTAAAAGCTAACTCCTTTCTAAGCAAAGGAGAAACGATGATGAATGATATTAATCACTATGGCTTACTATTCAATATGGATAAAGGCTGGCAGCGTCTTCGCGCACGCCGTCTTAACCTCCTATATACCTTATCTACCCCTCAAGAATTTCGTAATTATTTCAACCAAGAAATCGATCAAATTAATACTTCACTCTCACGGGTATATGCTTTGGCTGAGCAAAGCCATGGAAGCTCATCAGGATGTAAGCTTTTTGAAAATCAGGAGTTCCAAAAAGTTTATCGAGAACTACTTAGACGAGTGGCAGATACTGAAGAAGCATTAAAGATGTATAATCAACAACTTATAGACATGAATGCTAAAAAAACAGAGTGA
- a CDS encoding ABC transporter ATP-binding protein: MAIIEVQNLHKSYGALKVLKGLTLNVYEGETLVILGRSGVGKSVLLRQIMGIEFPDQGTININGKVLHSLSQHEQLKVTKEVGMLFQGAALFDSMNVGENTAFYLRQHEKEVDEREIQQRVAEALAIVGLSGKQKAMPSDLSGGMRKRAALARLVIYRPKIILYDEPTTGLDPITAQQINQLINTTKHELKATSIVVTHDIHSAMEVGDRLAFHHDGKLIHITSKEEFIKIDDPLINAFFENAIVTRAYSPSSNYKNLEQIKSL; the protein is encoded by the coding sequence ATGGCGATCATCGAAGTTCAAAATTTACATAAATCTTATGGTGCATTAAAGGTCCTTAAAGGTCTCACTTTAAATGTCTATGAAGGCGAAACGCTAGTTATTCTGGGAAGATCAGGAGTAGGTAAAAGCGTGCTTTTACGCCAGATTATGGGTATTGAATTTCCTGATCAGGGCACGATTAACATCAATGGTAAAGTTCTTCATTCTCTTAGCCAACATGAGCAGCTAAAGGTAACCAAGGAAGTAGGCATGCTATTTCAAGGAGCAGCCCTTTTCGATTCCATGAATGTCGGAGAAAACACCGCTTTTTATCTCCGTCAGCATGAAAAGGAAGTGGATGAGAGAGAAATCCAGCAGCGCGTAGCAGAGGCTCTTGCAATAGTGGGATTAAGTGGCAAGCAAAAGGCAATGCCCTCTGATTTATCAGGAGGAATGCGTAAACGTGCTGCCTTAGCTCGCCTAGTGATCTATCGACCTAAAATAATTCTTTACGATGAACCTACTACCGGTTTAGACCCCATTACGGCCCAGCAAATCAATCAATTAATCAATACTACCAAACATGAACTGAAAGCTACTAGTATTGTAGTCACCCATGACATTCATTCTGCTATGGAAGTAGGCGATCGATTAGCTTTCCATCATGACGGAAAACTCATCCATATAACTTCTAAGGAAGAATTTATTAAAATTGACGATCCCTTAATCAATGCTTTTTTTGAAAATGCTATCGTCACTCGCGCTTACTCGCCTTCCTCTAATTATAAAAATCTGGAGCAAATAAAATCATTATGA